GGAGGGGCAGGTGCGCGGCATCACCAAAATGATCGAAGACCAACGCTACTGTGTCGATATTCTCTTGCAAGTCAGCGCCGCCCGGGCAGGCCTGCAAAAGGTGGGCCTGTCCATTCTGGAAAATCACACCCGCGGCTGTGTCACCACCGCCATCAAGGAGAATCGGGGCGACGAGATGGTGGCGGAACTGATCGATGTGCTCGATCGGTTTATGAAATAGCAAACCCTACGGAAGGAACGATGTCCATGACGGACGAATCCAGCGGCGCCGCAATCGCCAAAGTGACCCTTCCTGTATCGGGGATGACCTGCGCCGCCTGTTCGAGCCGGGTCGAGCGGGGACTGGGCAGACTCCCCGGTGTGACGACCTGCAATGTGAACCTTGCCATGGAAAAGGCGACCATCGAATACGACCCTGCGGCAACGAGCGTCGAACGCTTCGTGGAAAAGATCGCCGACCTCGGTTACTCGACGCCGGCGGAGCGGACCGAACTCGCCCTCGGCGGCATGTCATGCGCCGCTTGCGCCAACCGCATCGAGCGAAAACTGACCCGCCTTCCCGGTGTTATCAAGGCCTCCGTCAATCTGGCCACGGAAAAAGCAGTGGTCGAACATTACTCCGGCGAAGTTGAGACAGGGGATCTGATCGACGCTGTCGTCGGTCTCGGTTTTCAGGCGCGCCTGGCCGAAGCGGCCGAGTGCGCCGACGACGAACAGGAGGCCCGTCAGCAGCGCTTGCGCCGCCAGTGGCTCCTCTTCGGCGGGTCGGCCGCCCTCTCGCTGCCCATGCTGCTCATCATGATCGGCGAGATGACCGGCCTTGCGCTACCGGCTTGGCTGATCGCCAAGCAGACCCAGTTCCTGCTGGCGACACCGGTCCAGTTTGGCGCGGGGTGGTCCTTTTACCGGGGCGCCTGGAAGGCGCTGAAAAACGGCGGCGCCAATATGGACGTGCTGGTCGCCCTGGGCACATCGGCGGCGTACTTCTACAGCGTCTATTTCACCTTTTTCAGTTCCGGCGCCCATCACACCGATCATGTCTACTATGAGACCAGTTCCATCCTGATCACCTTGATTCTGCTGGGCAAGACACTGGAAGCGGTAGCCAAAGGCCGCACCTCCGAGGCGATCAAAAAATTGATGGGCCTTCAGGCCAAAACCGCCCGTGTCATCCGTGACGGCCGCGAACAGGACATCCCCGTAGAGGCGGTGCTCGCCGGTGATCGGGTCATCGTCCGTCCCGGCGAAAAGATCCCTGTCGACGGCGTCGTTGAGGAAGGCGCCTCGGCCGTCGACGAATCCATGCTGACCGGCGAAAGCCTGCCTGTGGACAAACAGCCGGGCGACAGCGTCATCGGCGCCACCCTCAACAAGCAGGGCAGTTTCAAATTCCGGGCGACCAAGGTGGGCCGTCACACGGCGCTGGCCCAGATCGTCCGCGTTGTCGAGGAGGCTCAGGGATCGAAGGCGCCGATCCAGCGGCTGGCCGACACCATCTCGGGCTACTTCGTCCCAGTCGTCGTCTCCCTGGCCGTCGTCACCTTCCTCGCCTGGCACTTCGTCGTCGAACCGGGCAATTTCACCCGGGCGCTGCTGAACTTCACTGCCGTTCTGGTCATCGCCTGCCCCTGCGCCCTTGGCCTGGCCACACCGACATCGATCATGGTGGGCACCGGCAAGGGCGCTGAAAAAGGCATCCTCTTCAAGGGCGGCGAACACCTGGAAAACGCCCATAAGGTGACTGCGGTCATCCTCGATAAGACGGGGACGATCACCAAAGGCAAACCGGAGTTGACAGACCTGATCGGCGTCGGCAACTGGGCAGGCCGGGAAGCAGAACTGCTGACCATCGCCGGCCGCGTGGAAAAACCCTCCGAGCACCCCCTGGCCGAAGCGATCGTCAAGAAAGCCGCCGAAAAGAATTCGGTCTTGAAGGATCCGGAACGATTCCAGGCGATTCCCGGCCATGGCGTCATCGCTGCCATCGACGGGCGGCAAGCCCTGTTGGGCACGCGCCGCCTGATGGGGGAGCATGGACTGTCCTATCAGGACCATGAACCGCTCATGGAAAAACTGGAGAGCGAGGGAAAGACAGCCATGCTGCTCGCTCTGGACGGCCAAGTGATCGCGGCCATCGCCGTGGCGGACACGGTGAAGGAATCGTCGGCGCAAGCCATCGCCGAGTTGAAGGCGATGGGGATCCAGGTTTGGATGATCACCGGCGACAACCGCCGCACTGCTGAGGCGATCGCCCGCCAGACCGGCGTCGACCATGTCATCGCCGAGGTGCTCCCAGAGGACAAAGCCCGAGAGGTGCAAAAGCGCAAGGACGACGGCCATGTGGTGGCTATGGTCGGCGACGGCATCAACGACGCGCCCGCCTTGGTCATGGCCGATGTGGGCATGGCCATCGGCACCGGCGCCGATGTGGCGATGGAGGCAGCCGACATCACCCTCATGTCAGGCGACCTGCGGGCCATCGCCGCCGCCATCCGTCTCAGCCGGGCCACCATGGCCAACATCCGCCAGAACCTGTTTTGGGCGATGATCTACAACAGCCTGGGCATCCCGGTGGCGGCGGCGGGATTCCTGAGTCCGGTGATCGCCGGCGGCGCCATGGCCTTCAGTTCCGTGTCAGTGGTGATGAACGCGTTGCGGTTGCGGCGGTTTGAGCCGTACTCGTCATGAGCGCCCGCTCACAGCCGATAAAACAGTCCACTATGTCGTCATATTGGCGTCGGGGGAATCCGGGCCGTTCGCTAAGCGTTCCGCGGCGGCTCGCTGGCGCGCCAAAGCTCTGGGGTTTTTCTGCATGTCGATGGCGCGCCGGACGCTCCACCGGCTGCGCTCGCTCTTCGCCGCTCCACGCAAACCGCTCACGTCCCGGATTCCCCCTGGGCGCTCTGCGAAAAGGCGGCTTAAAGCGAGCTATAACGGAACGTGATAGACGCATTATATTTCAAATCAGTGTTTTCAACCCCTGTTACCGTCCGGCCTGACCGGCCGGCAGTATAAAATAGTAAGGAGGGCTCTCTATGACGGATGTTACATTGAAAGTGGAAGGCATGTCCTGCGGGCACTGCAAGGCAGCGGTGGAAAAGGCGCTGAAAGGGTTGCCGGGTGTGGCGACGGTGGCGGTGGATTTGGCCGCCAAGGAGGTTGTCGTCCGCTTTGACGGAACGGTGACCGGAATCGACGCCATCAAAAGCGCCATTGATGACGCTGGGTATGATGTTGTGTCCTAAAGGCTCTGCTTCATAACCGGTTTCTCTCTCCCCCGCCAGCGAACTGGCGGGGATTTTTTGACCATTTCTTTGCCATTCCGGTGGTTGCAGAAGCAATTTCGCATTTTCCCTTGCGCCGTTCTCCAAAGTATGATAAATTCTTTAGTTGTGTGGCTCACGCCACTCCCTGCTCCGCTCATTGAGGCGGGGCCATATGTCCGAAGGGAGGTGCCGATTGTGCGCGAATACGAAGCCGTTGTGCTGGTTCGCCCCAACCTGGAAGAGGAGGCCCTGCAAGGGGTCATGGACAAGTTCGTCAACCTCATTCCCCAACAAGGTGGCGAGATTGTCAAGGTGGACAAGTGGGGGAAACGCCGGCTCCAGTACGAAGTCAGCAAGTTCAAAGAGGCTTTCTACTTCCTCATGAACTTCAAGGGCGAACCTGCTGTCGCCCAAGAACTGGAGCGCGTCATGAAGATCTCGGATGACATCATCCGCTTCCTGGTCGTCCGTAAAGACGAGCAGTAACCCGCCCGCCGGAATCATCCTGCCAACCAGAGGGAAAAGGAGGTTTGAACCATGCACGATAGAGGCGATAAGCCTGAACGCAAAGGCCGCAAGGGACGCCGTCCCCGCCGCCGCATCTGCTTCTTCTGCGTCGACAAGATTGAATCGGTCGACTACAAGGAAGTAGGCAAACTGCGCAAGTACATCACCGAACGGGGCAAGATTCTTCCCCGCCGGGTGTCCGGTTGCTGCGCCAAGCACCAGCGCCAGCTGACCACCGCCATCAAGCGGGCCCGCCACGTGGCCCTTCTGCCGTTCACTGTGAACGAGTAGCCCAAGGGTCTAGGGGAATGTCGTTCTGACTTTCCCGCAGATGATACGTTGGTTATCGCGAAACCGGAGAGATCTCAAAAAAGATCCTCCGGTTTCGTTTTTTAGTAGGTTTTTCCGCCTAAATGTCGAATTTTTTCAACGCATGTATCGCAATGACGTAATGACCATTTTCCCTCAACGGGAGAATATGATGTCGGGAGACACCGCTACACACCTCTAGGCGCCCGCTCCCGGAAAGGAGTGATTCTCTTTGAAACAGCCCTTGGCGTCCGGTTCCGTTCCCTCTGAACCACCTTCCCAGGATGAATCGGGCCTTGCGGCGCCTTCGCCTGCTGCTTCAGAGCCTCTGGAAATGCTCAACTGGGCTGGAGGAAACCGGCGGATTCCCTGGCGAAAGACGGTAGCCCTCGCTTCCGTGCTGGGTATGTCCCTGACAATCGCCGGTTGCACCGATAAACCCGCGCCCCCTCCTCCTGACAATAACCAGGTCAGCGTCGTTCAACCGGCGACGCAAAGCGGCGATGTTCCAAACGGCGCTGTCCAACCGTCTATCGCCGACAACGGTGATGATGAAGACGACGAGGACGATGTTGACGACAACGACATCTTTGTCTACAGCGGAGGCCACTACTTCCCCTATCACAGTTATACCGGTTCCATGGCCAGCAATTCGCTCGTCCGGAGAGATAACGGGACCTATGTGCCCTACACGGGGTCAAAGCACCCCACCTCCTGGACGACAAACCCCGGTTACGTAAAGCCGGCAAAGAGCGCTTCCAAACCGACGACCTCGAGCGGCGTCGGCACGGTGACGCGTAAATCGACCGGCGGTTCCAGCAGCAGTAAACCAAGCACATCGACAAGCGGCGACTCAGGTAATGCGATCCGGAGTTCCGGCAGTTCCAGCAGTTCCTTCGGCTCTTCCGGCTCTACATCAAGCTTCGGTTCTTCCTCTTCGGGCTCCCGGTCGGGCTCATCGAGTTCCGGTTCCTCCTCGAGCGGCGGCTGACTTGACGATATGGAAAGGAGGATTCCCTGTGCAACTCTTCACTGATGTGGATCAAGCCATGGCATCCCTCTCTTTGACAAAAAATGCGCCCCTCTCCGCCGAGGTCGTTGAAGACGTGATCATCCGCCTGGAAGAACAGCAACGCCACTACCTCCTCACCTACTATCCCCGATTCGGCGAACGGCCGGAACACTGGCTGCTTCAGCTCCCCGAAGACGTAGGTCAGTATATGCCCAAAGAACCCCTTGCCCCGACCGTGGAGGCAGCCCTCACGAAATGGCTCCTGCAGCGGTGGGTCGTCGTCGACGGCGATATGGCCATCACACTGGCCGAAGGGCTCTGCGCCCTGGGTCTGTCTTATCTCTGCCTCTATCATCCCGTATCCCCCCAGGAAGAAGCCCACTTTGAGTTCCGTAAGCCCGAATACCAGGGCGCCCTGCTCTTTTAGGGAGGCTTTCGCTTGCGCATCTCCCCTGTTTTGTTCGAAGATCGAGAAGCCTATCTGGATCGCTGGGAAGCGCTCGTCGACCGTTTTGAACAAGACTATACATTCTCCTGGGCCTTTGACGGCCGGGGGCAGCACTTCCTCAACCTGCACGCCCTCGTCCTTACGCCAGAAGAAGATCGGGCGATCCGGGAGGCCCAGGCGCGGGTAACGGAGCTGTTTCATTCCATCGCCCGCTTCCTCGAAAGCAACCCGGAAGCCCTCGACGCCCTCGGGATCCCCGATATCCTGAAGCCGCAATGCCTCAAGCGGCCGCTCCCCTATCTCACCGCCCTCGGGCGCTTTGACTGGTATTGGACCGGCGATGGGCCGAAGCTGCTTGAGTTCAACAGCGAGACGCCCTTTGGCCAGGTGGAGGCCTGCCGGCTGCAACCGGAACTGGCGCGCCTGTTTCACCGGAGCCTGAAAGACCCGAATGCCGATCTGGCCGACCGGATCGGCGAGGGGCTCCGCGAATCCTTCCAGCGTCAAGGCGGAAACAGTGAATCGGTGACAGCCATCGTCGGCTTCTGCGCCGATCCGGAGGAAATGGCCACCCTTTCCCTGATCCGGGAGCTGGCTGACTACCCCTGCCACGCGTTGATCGGCGATGTGCAGGCGCTTTCGGTGAACCACGCAGGGCGGTTGTGCCTGGGCGGCGCGCCGGTGGACCTGCTGCAAAGCTTTTATTCCGTCGAGTGGTATGCTCGCGATCCCGGCGGACCTCAGTTTGTGGACAGTCTCGACCAAGGGCTGCTGCGATTGATCAACCCGCCTTCAACGCTGATCCTGCACTCGAAGGCGCTTTTCGCCCTGCTCTGGTTGGTCGCCCCGCAATTGCCGGCGCCGCTCCGTCAAACACTGGAACGCTACATCCCCTACACCGCCCTCGATCCCGATCCCCTGCTGGGCCGCCCTGCGCTGATCAAGCCCTTGCACAATCGGGAAGGCTTGGGCATCGTTTACACAGAGGCCCTTTCCATTCATGAGGCAAAACGAGATGACGCCGTCTACCAGGAACGGGTCGATGGGATCGCCGTATCGTTTCCAGCGATGCGCAATGGACGGATTCGAGAGCGACGCCTCCTGCCCACCATCGGCGCCTACTGCGCAAAAGATGAATTCGTCGGTTACTATACGCGCCTGAGCCCGCTGATCGTGGGACCCCTGGACGTGTGCTGGGCGCCCACCCTGATTGAATGACACTGACAGGAGGGAGCGATTCCGTTGGTTCCGGAGAACTTTCTCAATGCCCTGCTCTATTTCGCCGTTTCAGCCCTGATCCTGTCATTTGCCGTCTGGGTCTTTTTCCGGGTCACTCCCTATGACGACTCGGAGGAGATTCAAAAGGGCAACGGGGCCGTGGGTCTCACCCTGTTCGCCAAGATGTTCGGCCTCGGCCTGATCCTCTGGTCAGCCATCTCCCACAACGACACCTTGCAGGAGACCGTCATCTGGGGTCTCTTCGGGGCCGCGCTGATGATCTTCTCCTACCTTCTCTTCGATTGGATGACGCCCAAGCTGTCGACGAGAGAAGAATTGCAAAAGGGCAATATGGCCGTCGCCTGGGTCCAATCGGGCATCTTCATCACCCTTGGCGTGATCATCAACGCTTGCATCAGCTAACCCATGAAAAAACAAGCCCGCTTTTTTCCTGCGAAAAAGCGGGCTTGCCTTTTTTATCGGCATTTATTCTTCTACTCTTCCAGCGCCTCCGACGTTTTCAAGCGCTGCCGGGGAACTTCTACCTGTTCCGTCACCACCCGCGGGTAGAAGAGGCCTGGTTCGGGCGGCGCAATATCCCGCACCCGGATCTCAAAGATATGTTCGTTGTCAAAATCGAAAAGATAGGCGAACTTCTGCCTGGACTGGAGATTCAGCCGGTCCAGTTGGGCGCTTTTGGCCTGAGCCGCCGACCCTGTGCGCGGTCCACCGAATTCGGCAGCTTTGTCAAAAAGGTGATTATTGAGATAAAAAGCGTACCGGCGGTCGTCCTTCCAGTCAAAGGCCTCCCGGATGATCTCATGCAATTGGTGAAGCGTCTGTTCCCCCGCCACCTCCACATCTCGCCAAAGACCGCGAGCCCCTTTTTGTTTTACCCGGAAGCGGTAGATCGAGCGTTGGCTCCCCTCGGTCCCATGACCGGCAGCGGGAGGCTGTCCTGTCGCCGTCCTGTCCGGCAGAATGGCAAGGGACCTGCGCAGGAAGCGCACCACCTCCCCCAGCAGTTCCCAACCGGCGTCGGTGAGATAGGCGTCCCATGACAGCGCCCGCTCTCTCCGGCGCCGGTCAAAGTGTTCCTGCAACGGCCGGACGAGACGCTCTTGCACCTCCATGCAACCGAGCAGGCAGCAGCGGTCTCCCGGCAGCGGGAGGAGACGAGCCACAAAGGCTTGCCCCGCGCCAGGCGGCTCGAAGTAACTGCTCAGTGAGAGTTCCCATTCCTCGCCGCGCAAAAGGTCATGGAGGAAGCATCGGCTTTCCGAGCGCCATTCAAGCATCTTGTAAAAGCCGAAGGGCTGTTCCCGCCAGTCGCGCAGAACCTCGGCCAGCCGGTGGTGCAGCAGCTCCGGTTCATGGCGCAGACCCGGCGAGTGGCGATCGGTCGGCAAGGCCATGGCCAGGTATTCGAGCAACAACCCGCGGGCGAGGGAATTTGGGCGCAGCAACAATTCGGGCGAGGCGCCCATCCGGTTGCCGAGCAACACGATCGCCTGGGCCAGATCGGTCCGCTCCCCATCATCAAGCCACTCGCTCCAGGCCCGGAGCACCTGGGACCAGTACACCTCCGGCGCCGGAGCGTCCCCGTTCTCCTGGCGCCACTCCTTCGGCAGGCCCGCCTCCTCTTGGTTCAAAAGGGACAACGCCTTGATCAATCCCCGGCGCCATTCGCCGAACGAGGGGGCGTCGACACTGCGCAGCCGTTCCGAAAAGGCCGGGTAGAGCCAGAGAGGCAACAGCCCCCGCTCCGTCGCAGGCGACTGGCGGCTGAACAGACGGCGCTCCCACAGGTTGATGCGGCTTTCATCCTTGCCCAGGATGATCAGTTCCTGGCCCAGCAGATAGAAACTGCAGCGATAGTCCTGCCCTGCGTCGAGCAAGCTCTTCCAATGGGAAGGCCGCTCTTCCCAATAGTAGTTGACCCGCACCAGGGGCGAAAACAATTCGTCGCTGCCGTCGAGACAGCCTGTCACCCGCAGCAGGTTGCGCCCCAGATCATAGACCCGGTACTCGAAGGGCTGGCGAAGGCGTTTTACCTTTTCGGCCATGGTCAAAGAACGCGGTTCCGATGCCTGGACCTCCCGGATCCACCAGTGCATCCCGGCATGGTA
The nucleotide sequence above comes from Heliomicrobium gestii. Encoded proteins:
- a CDS encoding heavy metal translocating P-type ATPase, whose translation is MTDESSGAAIAKVTLPVSGMTCAACSSRVERGLGRLPGVTTCNVNLAMEKATIEYDPAATSVERFVEKIADLGYSTPAERTELALGGMSCAACANRIERKLTRLPGVIKASVNLATEKAVVEHYSGEVETGDLIDAVVGLGFQARLAEAAECADDEQEARQQRLRRQWLLFGGSAALSLPMLLIMIGEMTGLALPAWLIAKQTQFLLATPVQFGAGWSFYRGAWKALKNGGANMDVLVALGTSAAYFYSVYFTFFSSGAHHTDHVYYETSSILITLILLGKTLEAVAKGRTSEAIKKLMGLQAKTARVIRDGREQDIPVEAVLAGDRVIVRPGEKIPVDGVVEEGASAVDESMLTGESLPVDKQPGDSVIGATLNKQGSFKFRATKVGRHTALAQIVRVVEEAQGSKAPIQRLADTISGYFVPVVVSLAVVTFLAWHFVVEPGNFTRALLNFTAVLVIACPCALGLATPTSIMVGTGKGAEKGILFKGGEHLENAHKVTAVILDKTGTITKGKPELTDLIGVGNWAGREAELLTIAGRVEKPSEHPLAEAIVKKAAEKNSVLKDPERFQAIPGHGVIAAIDGRQALLGTRRLMGEHGLSYQDHEPLMEKLESEGKTAMLLALDGQVIAAIAVADTVKESSAQAIAELKAMGIQVWMITGDNRRTAEAIARQTGVDHVIAEVLPEDKAREVQKRKDDGHVVAMVGDGINDAPALVMADVGMAIGTGADVAMEAADITLMSGDLRAIAAAIRLSRATMANIRQNLFWAMIYNSLGIPVAAAGFLSPVIAGGAMAFSSVSVVMNALRLRRFEPYSS
- the copZ gene encoding copper chaperone CopZ — translated: MTDVTLKVEGMSCGHCKAAVEKALKGLPGVATVAVDLAAKEVVVRFDGTVTGIDAIKSAIDDAGYDVVS
- a CDS encoding DUF350 domain-containing protein; translated protein: MVPENFLNALLYFAVSALILSFAVWVFFRVTPYDDSEEIQKGNGAVGLTLFAKMFGLGLILWSAISHNDTLQETVIWGLFGAALMIFSYLLFDWMTPKLSTREELQKGNMAVAWVQSGIFITLGVIINACIS
- a CDS encoding plasmid pRiA4b ORF-3 family protein, encoding MSQSNILSLNRKGELREGFSGHDFVGAHGQRENRWFHSVFSFRAAWQGRGKSLMVCLGQLSFNPTDTSFLLWQEMSRQEWQMESCHSKEVPVSRDELGQVVQCLLRYWQAIDGRVDDLSAIGEQWPELGKLIGGLRPLPALSTEQSRRLLQKLRPRSMSPDDAIFAWLQAWQNLDVELAGALRGPLGNPEESPWWEVLEQRLLEVDLPVSEPMAPWHLHARMRQRLAQRKGMDGRSGIGSGHGSGKIAEFMVEDLLNAALIVPWKSEHVHLRPVPETRRRFGHPETTHQYHVRWLKSTVIEKPLILDILGHPYVESQLDFTLYHAGMHWWIREVQASEPRSLTMAEKVKRLRQPFEYRVYDLGRNLLRVTGCLDGSDELFSPLVRVNYYWEERPSHWKSLLDAGQDYRCSFYLLGQELIILGKDESRINLWERRLFSRQSPATERGLLPLWLYPAFSERLRSVDAPSFGEWRRGLIKALSLLNQEEAGLPKEWRQENGDAPAPEVYWSQVLRAWSEWLDDGERTDLAQAIVLLGNRMGASPELLLRPNSLARGLLLEYLAMALPTDRHSPGLRHEPELLHHRLAEVLRDWREQPFGFYKMLEWRSESRCFLHDLLRGEEWELSLSSYFEPPGAGQAFVARLLPLPGDRCCLLGCMEVQERLVRPLQEHFDRRRRERALSWDAYLTDAGWELLGEVVRFLRRSLAILPDRTATGQPPAAGHGTEGSQRSIYRFRVKQKGARGLWRDVEVAGEQTLHQLHEIIREAFDWKDDRRYAFYLNNHLFDKAAEFGGPRTGSAAQAKSAQLDRLNLQSRQKFAYLFDFDNEHIFEIRVRDIAPPEPGLFYPRVVTEQVEVPRQRLKTSEALEE
- a CDS encoding glutathionylspermidine synthase family protein — translated: MRISPVLFEDREAYLDRWEALVDRFEQDYTFSWAFDGRGQHFLNLHALVLTPEEDRAIREAQARVTELFHSIARFLESNPEALDALGIPDILKPQCLKRPLPYLTALGRFDWYWTGDGPKLLEFNSETPFGQVEACRLQPELARLFHRSLKDPNADLADRIGEGLRESFQRQGGNSESVTAIVGFCADPEEMATLSLIRELADYPCHALIGDVQALSVNHAGRLCLGGAPVDLLQSFYSVEWYARDPGGPQFVDSLDQGLLRLINPPSTLILHSKALFALLWLVAPQLPAPLRQTLERYIPYTALDPDPLLGRPALIKPLHNREGLGIVYTEALSIHEAKRDDAVYQERVDGIAVSFPAMRNGRIRERRLLPTIGAYCAKDEFVGYYTRLSPLIVGPLDVCWAPTLIE
- a CDS encoding metal-sensitive transcriptional regulator; this encodes MNTLDDRNTLESPPSPGDADKSPMLPDRNRQDLINRMRRLEGQVRGITKMIEDQRYCVDILLQVSAARAGLQKVGLSILENHTRGCVTTAIKENRGDEMVAELIDVLDRFMK
- the rpsR gene encoding 30S ribosomal protein S18, whose product is MHDRGDKPERKGRKGRRPRRRICFFCVDKIESVDYKEVGKLRKYITERGKILPRRVSGCCAKHQRQLTTAIKRARHVALLPFTVNE
- the rpsF gene encoding 30S ribosomal protein S6, with the translated sequence MREYEAVVLVRPNLEEEALQGVMDKFVNLIPQQGGEIVKVDKWGKRRLQYEVSKFKEAFYFLMNFKGEPAVAQELERVMKISDDIIRFLVVRKDEQ